Proteins from one Camelina sativa cultivar DH55 chromosome 8, Cs, whole genome shotgun sequence genomic window:
- the LOC104706251 gene encoding caffeoylshikimate esterase-like — protein sequence MGLHPISDANEHSPFGSLTADEFYAKHSVSHSSAFITNPRGLKLFTQWWTPLPPTKPIGIIAVVHGFTGESSWFLQLTSILFAKSGFITCAIDHQGHGFSDGLIAHIPDLNPVVDDCISFFDDFRSRQTPSDLPCFLYSESLGGAIALYISLRQRGVWDGLILNGAMCGISDKFKPPWPLEHLLFVVANLIPTWRVVPTRGSIPEVSFKEPWKRKLAMASPRRTVAKPRAATAYELIRVCKDLQERFEEVEVPFLIVHGGGDVVCDVACVEELHRRAISEDKTIKIYPELWHQMIGESEEKVDLVYGDMLSWLKTRAESAAERKARAAVDG from the coding sequence atgggtCTGCATCCAATCTCCGACGCCAACGAACACAGTCCCTTCGGATCTCTCACCGCCGACGAGTTCTACGCGAAACATTCCGTTAGCCACTCCTCAGCCTTCATCACCAACCCACGTGGTCTCAAACTCTTCACTCAATGGTGGACTCCACTCCCTCCAACTAAACCAATCGGTATCATCGCCGTCGTTCACGGTTTCACCGGCGAATCCAGCTGGTTCCTTCAGCTCACATCAATCCTTTTCGCTAAATCCGGTTTCATCACCTGTGCGATTGATCACCAAGGGCATGGATTCTCAGATGGACTCATCGCTCATATCCCTGACCTCAATCCCGTCGTCGATGACTGTATCTCCTTCTTCGATGACTTCCGCAGCCGTCAGACTCCCTCAGATCTGCCGTGTTTTCTCTACTCCGAGTCTTTAGGCGGCGCGATTGCTCTCTACATCTCGCTCCGTCAGAGAGGTGTTTGGGATGGACTTATCCTTAACGGAGCTATGTGCGGGATCAGCGATAAATTCAAACCGCCGTGGCCGTTGGAGCATTTGCTCTTCGTCGTCGCCAATCTCATCCCTACCTGGCGCGTTGTCCCCACGCGCGGCTCTATCCCTGAGGTTTCTTTCAAGGAGCCCTGGAAGAGGAAGCTTGCGATGGCTAGCCCTAGGAGGACGGTGGCGAAACCACGCGCCGCCACTGCTTACGAGCTGATCCGTGTCTGTAAGGATCTGCAGGAGAGGTTTGAGGAGGTTGAGGTTCCGTTTCTGATCGTGCACGGAGGAGGCGACGTTGTCTGCGACGTGGCGTGCGTCGAGGAGCTTCATCGGAGAGCGATTAGCGAGGATAAGACGATCAAGATCTACCCTGAGCTGTGGCATCAGATGATTGGAGAATCGGAGGAGAAGGTCGATCTGGTTTACGGTGACATGCTGAGTTGGCTCAAGACTCGAGCGGAAAGCGCCGCTGAGAGGAAGGCACGCGCCGCCGTTGACGGCTAA
- the LOC104706252 gene encoding putative methyltransferase C9orf114, producing MGKKNKRSQDDVPELEPEPELATTIDGDCKKKVKKKKKRSHDDTETEPEQKMSLDGDAKKEKKKKKKKKKNQEEEPELVSEQSKTQEEEKGNVEEGRATVSIAIAGSIIHNTQSLELATRLAGQIARAATIFRIDEIVVFDNKSSSEIEAAATNPSDSNESGASFLVRILKYLETPQYLRKSLFPKQNDLRYVGMLPPLDAPHHLRKHEWEQYREGVTLSEKAPNSENTMVDVGLSKSVVVDQVLSPGIRVTVAMGTNPDLDLVRKIVPPSKPREEAGMYWGYKVRYASQLSSVFKECPFQGGYDYLIGTSEHGVVISSSELKIPTFRHLLIAFGGLAGLEESIEDDNQYKGKNVREVFNIYLNTCPHQGSRTIRAEEAMFISLQYFQEPINRAVKRL from the exons ATggggaagaagaacaagagaagtCAAGACGACGTTCCTGAGCTGGAACCGGAACCAGAGCTTGCTACAACGATTGACGGAGATTGTaaaaagaaggtgaagaagaagaagaagagaagccatgACGATACGGAGACAGAACCGGAGCAAAAGATGAGTCTCGACGGTGACgcgaagaaggagaaaaaaaagaagaagaagaagaagaaaaaccaagaGGAAGAGCCGGAGCTTGTTTCGGAGCAATCGAAAACACAAGAAGAGGAAAAGGGTAATGTAGAAGAAGGCAGAGCCACTGTAAGCATAGCCATAGCTGGTTCAATCATCCACAACACTCAATCACTCGAGCTCGCCACACGc CTCGCTGGCCAAATTGCTCGTGCAGCCACAATATTCCGAATCGACGAG atcGTGGTGTTTGACAATAAGAGCAGCTCAGAAATCGAAGCTGCTGCTACGAATCCTTCTGATAGCAATGAAAGTGGTGCTTCCTTTCTTGTTCGTATCTTGAAGTATCTAGAGACACCACAGTATTTGAGGAAATCTCTCTTCCCTAAGCAAAATGATCTTAGATATGTG GGTATGTTGCCACCTCTTGATGCTCCTCACCATTTGCGTAAGCACGAGTGGGAACAATACCGTGAAG GCGTGACGCTGAGTGAAAAGGCTCCAAACTCTGAGAATACAATGGTCGATGTGGGTTTAAGCAAG agtgttgttgttgatcaagTGCTTAGTCCAGGAATAAGAGTTACAGTAGCCATGGGAACCAACCCCGATTTAG ATTTGGTACGCAAGATTGTTCCGCCCTCTAAGCCAAGAGAAGAAGCAGGAATGTATTGGGGATACAAAGTACGATATGCATCACAACTGAGTTCAGTATTCAAGGAATGCCCTTTCCAG GGTGGATACGATTATTTGATTGGTACCTCGGAGCACGGCGTGGTAATTAGTTCATCAGAGCTGAAAATACCAACATTTAG GCACTTATTGATTGCATTTGGTGGACTTGCTGGGCTTGAAGAAAGTATTGAAGATGATAATCAGTATAAG GGGAAAAACGTTCGAGAGGTGTTTAATATATACTTGAATACTTGTCCACATCAAGGAAGCCGAACCATTCGAGCAGAG GAGGCGATGTTTATATCACTTCAATACTTCCAAGAACCCATCAACAGGGCAGTGAAAAGACTTTAA
- the LOC104709230 gene encoding probable ATP-dependent DNA helicase CHR23: MSEFEDALLKQRQNCESGSWLDELKETRYKSRIHNRLSELEGLPSNRGEDLQNKCLLDLYGLKLQELQCKVRGEVSAEYLLRLNCVHPERQLYDWGMMRLPRRMYGVGDPFVMEADDQFRNKRDAERLLRLEEEEKNLIETTQRKFFAEVLNAVREFQLQIQASQRRCKQRNDFVQGWHGKQRLRATRAEKLRIMALKSDDQEEYMKLAKESKNEKLTLFLEETNKIFVSLGAAVQRQKDAKISEGIKLLKGSESDLSEVDAPEDVLPDQDIEIIESNNNDDSNDLLEGERQYNLAIHTIQEKVTKQPSLLQGGELRSYQLEGLQWMVSLYNNDYNGILADEMGLGKTIQTIALIAYLLESKNVHGPHLIVAPKAVLPNWENEFATWAPSISAFLYDGSKERRSEIRATIAGGKFQVLITHYDLIMRDKAFLKKIDWNYMIVDEGHRLKNHECALAKTLGTGYRIKRRLLLTGTPIQNSLQELWSLLNFLLPHIFNSVQNFEEWFNTPFAERGTASLTDEEELLIINRLHHVIRPFLLRRKKSEVEKFLPGKTQVILKCDMSAWQKLYYKQVTDVGRVGIQTGNGKSKSLQNLTMQLRKCCNHPYLFVGGEYNMWKKPEIVRASGKFELLDRLLPKLKKAGHRILLFSQMTRLIDLLEIYLTLNDYMYLRLDGTTKTDQRGVLLKQFNEPDSPYFMFLLSTRAGGLGLNLQTADTIIIFDSDWNPQMDQQAEDRAHRIGQKKEVRVFVLVSIGSIEEVILERAKQKMGIDAKVIQAGLFNTTSTAQDRREMLEEIMSKGTSSLGEDVPSEREINRLAARTEDEFWMFEQMDEERRKKENYNTRLMEEKEVPEWAYTSETQEDKANDSKNHFGSVTGKRKRKEAVYSDSLSELQWMRAMESEEEDTSKVSKKRKKRDTKTPMSNGSKIEVESSGSEEGKEEEEEEEEERKEESGKESEEENDKKPLFSWKTYKKKRSIGSKN; the protein is encoded by the exons ATGAGTGAGTTCGAAGATGCACTTTTGAAGCAGCGACAAAACTGTGAATCAGGCTCTTGGCTGGACGAATTAAAGGAGACTCGGTATAAGAGTCGTATCCATAACCGATTATCTGAACTTGAAG GATTACCTTCGAATAGAGGTGAAGATTTGCAGAATAAATGCTTACTTGATCTTTATGGACTTAag TTACAAGAACTACAGTGCAAGGTTCGGGGTGAGGTGAGCGCGGAATACTTGCTGCGTTTGAATTGTGTACATCCTGAAAGACAACTATATGACTGGGGCATGATGCGGTTGCCTCGCCGAATGTATGGGGTTGGTGATCCTTTTGTTATGGAAGCTGATGATCAGTTCAGAAACAAGCGTGATGCCGAG AGGTTATTACGgttagaagaagaggagaagaatctGATTGAAACGACGCAGAGGAAATTCTTCGCAGAAGTACTCAACGCTGTTCGTGAATTCCAGTTGCAAATTCAGGCTTCCCAGAGACGGTGTAAgcaaagaaatgattttgtccAG GGCTGGCATGGAAAACAAAGGCTACGTGCTACCCGAGCTGAAAAGCTGCGGATCATGGCGCTTAAATCTGATGATCAAGAGGAATACATGAAACTAGCAAAGGAGAGTAAGAATGAAAAACTAACCCTTTTCCTAGAGGAgacaaacaaaatctttgttAGTTTGGGAGCTGCAGTCCAGCGTCAGAAAGATGCCAAAATTTCAGAAGGCATCAAACTACTGAAAGGCTCAGAATCTGACTTATCTGAAGTTGATGCTCCCGAGGATGTGCTTCCTGACCAAGATATTGAGATCATCGAGTCTAACAATAATGATGATTCTAATGACTTACTAGAAGGCGAGAGGCAGTATAACTTGGCTATCCATACAATACAGGAGAAG GTGACGAAGCAGCCATCCCTTCTACAAGGTGGGGAACTGAGATCTTACCAATTAGAAGGGCTTCAATGGATGGTCTCTTTATACAACAACGACTATAATGGAATTTTAGCCGATGAAATGGGTTTGGGAAAGACTATCCAAACAATTGCACTGATTGCGTATCTTCTTGAGAGTAAAAATGTGCATGGGCCTCATCTAATAGTGGCTCCAAAAGCTGTGCTACCAAATTGGGAAAATGAGTTTGCAACATGGGCACCCAG CATTTCCGCTTTTCTTTACGATGGatcgaaagagagaagaagtgaaATACGTGCAACAATAGCAGGAGGAAAATTTCAGGTGTTGATAACCCATTACGATCTTATCATGAGAGATAAAgcatttttgaagaaaattgACTGGAACTACATGATTGTTGATGAAGGACATCGGCTAAAGAACCATGAATGTGCTCTCGCAAAGACTCTAGGAACGGG CTATCGCATTAAGCGCAGACTTCTACTAACTGGGACGCCCATCCAAAACAGTCTGCAAGAACTGTGGTCGCTGCTTAATTTTCTACTTCCTCACATCTTTAACTCGGTTCAGAATTTCGAAGAATGGTTTAATACTCCTTTCGCCGAACGTGGTACTGCCAGTCTTACAGATGAAGAGGAGCTGTTGATTATTAATCGTCTGCATCAT GTCATAAGGCCGTTTCTACTGAGGAGGAAAAAAAGTGAAGTTGAGAAATTCCTTCCTGGAAAGACACAAGTCATACTGAAGTGTGATATGTCGGCTTGGCAAAAGTTGTATTACAAACAAGTTACAGACGTAGGCAGGGTCGGTATTCAAACAG GGAATGGAAAATCAAAGAGTCTGCAGAATCTGACAATGCAATTAAGAAAGTGTTGTAATCATCCGTACCTATTTGTTGGAGGAGAGTATAACATGTGGAAGAAGCCGGAGATTGTGAGAGCTTCAGGAAAATTCGAGCTACTTGATCGCCTCCTTCCAAAACTGAAAAAGGCTGGACACAgaattcttctcttctctcaaatgACTCGTCTCATCGACCTTCTCGAAATTTACTTGACACTCAATGACTACATGTACCTCAGACTCGACGGTACCACAAAGACAGACCAAAGAGGGGTTTTACTGAAGCAATTCAACGAACCGGACTCTCCCTACTTCATGTTTCTTCTGAGCACACGTGCTGGTGGTCTTGGTTTGAACTTACAAACTGCAGAcactataattatatttgacaGTGATTGGAATCCACAAATGGACCAGCAGGCAGAGGATCGTGCCCATCGGATAGGGCAGAAAAAGGAAGTGAGAGTGTTTGTGTTGGTTAGCATTGGCTCCATTGAAGAAGTAATATTGGAGCGTGCAAAGCAAAAGATGGGCATTGATGCCAAAGTCATACAAGCAGGGCTCTTCAACACAACTTCTACTG CTCAAGACAGGAGAGAGATGCTGGAAGAGATCATGAGCAAAGGAACAAGCTCACTGGGGGAAGATGTGCCAAGTGAAAGAGAGATTAACCGGCTCGCAGCTCGAACCGAGGATGAGTTTTGGATGTTTGAACAAATGGACGAGGAAAGACGTAAAAAGGAGAACTATAATACACGACTCATGGAAGAGAAGGAAGTTCCTGAGTGGGCTTACACTTCAGAGACTCAAGAAGACAAGGCTAACGATTCGAAAAACCATTTTGGCAGCGTCACGGGTAAACGGAAACGTAAAGAAGCAGTGTACAGCGACTCTTTAAGCGAGTTGCAGTGGATGAGAGCGatggagagtgaagaagaagatacttcAAAAGTCTCTAAGAAACGAAAGAAAAGGGACACAAAGACACCAATGAGTAATGGGTCAAAGATAGAGGTAGAGTCGAGCGGAAGCGAAgagggaaaagaagaagaagaagaagaagaagaagaaagaaaggaggAGAGTGGgaaagagagtgaagaagaaaatgacaaGAAGCCATTATTCAGTTGGAAAACTTATAAGAAGAAAAGGTCAATCGGAAGTAAAAACTAA
- the LOC104706253 gene encoding RAN GTPase-activating protein 2, producing the protein MNIFSDALQGSVLLSLNLSENALGEKGVRAFGALLKSLSSLEELYLMNDGISKEAAQAVSELIPSTENLKVLHFHNNMTGDEGALAIAEVVKRSPLLENFRCSSTRVDSEGGVALSEALEHCTHMEKLDLRDNMFGTEAGVSLSKTLSSYKHLTELYLSYLNLEDEGAIAIANALKESASPIEVLEMAGNDITVEAASAIAACVAAKEHLNKLNLSENELKDEGCVQIANSMEEDHSKLQYIDMSTNFIRRAGARALAHVVVKKEAFKLLNIDGNIISEEGVEEVKEIFKKSPELLGAFDENDPDGEEDDDNEEDEEDEEYEGNGNGELESKLKNLEVNQEDD; encoded by the coding sequence ATGAATATATTTTCGGACGCGCTGCAAGGTAGTGTCTTGTTGTCTCTCAACTTATCAGAGAATGCATTGGGTGAGAAGGGTGTTAGAGCATTTGGGGCGCTGTTAAAATCTCTGAGCTCTTTGGAAGAGCTGTATTTGATGAATGATGGTATCTCTAAGGAAGCTGCACAAGCGGTCTCCGAGTTGATTCCTTCAACGGAGAATTTGAAGGTCCTTCACTTTCATAATAACATGACGGGTGATGAAGGGGCACTCGCGATTGCAGAGGTTGTTAAGCGTTCGCCACTGCTGGAGAATTTCCGGTGCTCTTCCACAAGAGTTGACTCAGAAGGGGGAGTCGCCTTGTCAGAAGCACTTGAGCATTGTACTCATATGGAGAAACTTGATCTGCGGGATAATATGTTTGGCACAGAAGCCGGTGTTTCTCTGAGCAAAACTCTTTCGAGCTACAAACACTTGACTGAGCTTTACTTGAGTTATCTAAATCTAGAGGATGAAGGTGCCATAGCCATAGCAAACGCTCTCAAGGAGTCTGCTTCGCCCATTGAAGTTCTAGAGATGGCAGGTAATGACATAACTGTTGAAGCCGCTTCAGCTATCGCAGCCTGTGTAGCAGCAAAAGAACATCTGAACAAGTTGAATCTGTCTGAGAATGAGCTGAAAGATGAGGGATGTGTCCAGATTGCGAATAGTATGGAAGAGGATCATTCGAAATTGCAGTACATAGATATGAGCACCAACTTCATAAGAAGAGCCGGAGCACGAGCCTTGGCTCATGTTGTTGTTAAGAAAGAAGCTTTCAAGCTGTTGAACATTGACGGGAATATCATATCAGAAGAAGGCGTTGAAGAAGTTAAAGAGATATTCAAGAAGTCCCCAGAGTTACTTGGAGCTTTTGACGAGAACGATcctgatggagaagaagatgacgataatgaggaagacgaagaagatgaagagtacGAGGGTAACGGGAATGGCGAGCTGGAATCGAAGCTGAAGAACCTTGAAGTTAATCAGGAGGATGATTAA
- the LOC104706254 gene encoding ARM REPEAT PROTEIN INTERACTING WITH ABF2 isoform X1 produces the protein MEQQPERREGRSFPERKGQKRKLEEGAAAVEDREISAVTTDGGQALLSEVAAQVSVLNSAFSWQESDRAAAKRATQVLAELAKNAEDLVNLIVDGGAVPALMTHLQAPPYNGGDLAEKPFEHEVEKGSAFALGLLAIKPEYQKLIVDKGALPHLVNLLKRNKDGSTSRAVNSVIRRAADAITNLAHENSSIKTRVRMEGGIPPLVELLEFSDSKVQRAAAGALRTLAFKNDDNKNQIVECNALPTLILMLGSEDAAIHYEAVGVIGNLVHSSPHIKKEVLAAGALQPVIGLLSSCCPESQREAALLLGQFASTDSDCKVHIVQRGAVRPLIEMLQSPDVQLKEMSAFALGRLAQDAHNQAGIAHSGGLGPLLKLLDSRNGSLQHNAAFALYGLADNEDNVSDFIRVGGIQKLQDGEFIVQATKDCVSKTLKRLEEKIHGRVLRHLLYLMHISEKSIQRRVALALAHLCSPEDQRTIFIDDNGLELLLGLLGSTNTKQQLDGAAALYKLANKSMALSPVDAAPPSPTQRVYLGEQYVNNATLSDVTFLVEGRTFYAHRICLLASSDAFRAMFDGGYREKDARDIEIPNIKWEVFELMMRFIYTGSVDITTEISKDLLRAADQYLLEGLKRLCEYTIAQDITLESIGDMYELSEAFHAMSLRQACILFILEHFDKLSSRPGQNELVQRTIPEIREYFCRALTQSTTNLQSLRL, from the exons ATGGAGCAACAACCGGAGAGACGAGAAGGTCGGAGCTTCCCCGAGCGTAAAGGACAAAAGAGAAAGCTTGAGGAAGGAGCAGCCGCCGTAGAAGATCGAGAGATCTCTGCCGTAACCACCGACGGAGGCCAAGCGCTTCTCAGCGAGGTTGCTGCTCAAGTTTCCGTTCTAAACTCTGCTTTCTCTTGGCAAGAATCCGATCGCGCTGCTGCTAAACGCGCCACTCAAGTCCTTGCCGAGCTCGCCAAAAACG CAGAGGATTTAGTGAACTTGATTGTCGACGGAGGTGCTGTTCCTGCGCTTATGACGCATCTACAAGCACCGCCGTACAACGGCGGAGACTTGGCTGAGAAGCCGTTCGAACACGAGGTTGAGAAAGGAAGCGCTTTTGCGCTTGGTCTTCTTGCAATTAAG CCAGAGTATCAGAAACTGATAGTAGACAAAGGTGCTTTACCTCATCTAGTGAATCTGCTGAAGAGAAACAAAGATGGTTCTACCTCTCGAGCTGTTAATAGTGTTATCAGAAGAGCCGCTGATGCCATCACTAATCTTGCTCATGAGAACAGCAGTATCAAGACTCGTGTTAG GATGGAAGGCGGTATACCACCTCTCGTGGAGTTACTTGAATTTTCTGATTCAAAGGTTCAGCGAGCAGCAGCAGGGGCACTGAGAACCCTTGCAtttaaaaatgatgataacAAGAACCAG ATAGTTGAGTGCAATGCTCTTCCCACGCTCATCCTAATGCTAGGATCAGAGGATGCTGCTATACATTATGAAGCG GTTGGAGTTATAGGCAATCTAGTACACTCGTCTCCACACATTAAGAAAGAGGTTCTTGCTGCCGGGGCATTGCAACCTGTCATTGGCCTTCTTAG CTCTTGTTGCCCTGAGAGTCAAAGAGAGGCGGCTTTATTACTTGGGCAGTTTGCCTCAACAGATTCTGATTGTAAG GTGCATATTGTGCAAAGGGGTGCTGTCAGACCTTTGATTGAGATGCTGCAGTCACCGGATGTTCAGTTGAAGGAAATGTCGGCCTTTGCACTGGGTAGATTGGCGCAG GATGCCCACAATCAAGCTGGAATTGCCCATAGTGGTGGTTTAGGACCTTTATTGAAGCTTCTTGATTCAAGAAATGGATCATTGCAACACAATGCTGCATTTGCTCTCTATGGCCTTGCCGATAATGAG GATAATGTGTCGGATTTTATCAGGGTGGGAGGTATCCAGAAGCTACAGGATGGAGAGTTTATTGTTCAA GCAACCAAAGATTGTGTCTCGAAAACACTAAAGAGATTGGAGGAGAAGATTCATGGAAGA GTTCTGAGACATCTGTTGTACCTAATGCACATTTCAGAGAAGTCTATCCAACGACGAGTGGCTCTTGCTCTTGCTCACCTCTGTTCACCTGAGGATCAGAGAACCATATTCATTGATGACAATG GGTTGGAGTTGCTACTCGGTCTTCTTGGCTCTACAAACACTAAGCAGCAACTTGATGGTGCGGCAGCGTTGTACAAATTAGCAAATAAATCTATGGCACTTTCTCCAGTTGATGCTGCTCCTCCTTCTCCAACACAAAGG GTTTATCTCGGAGAGCAATATGTAAATAATGCTACGCTGTCTGATGTAACCTTTCTAGTCGAAG GAAGGACATTCTATGCACACAGAATTTGTTTGCTGGCATCCTCAGATGCATTTCGCGCAATGTTTGATGGTGGTTACAGA GAAAAAGACGCTAGAGATATTGAGATTCCAAATATCAAATGGGAGGTGTTTGAGTTAATGATGAG ATTTATATACACTGGATCTGTCGACATAACGACCGAGATATCAAAAGATCTTCTAAGAGCAGCGGATCAGTATCTCTTGGAGGGCCTGAAACGACTCTGTGAATACACAATTGCTCAG GATATAACGTTGGAAAGCATAGGAGACATGTACGAGCTATCAGAAGCATTCCATGCGATGTCGCTTAGGCAAGCTTGTATCTTGTTCATCCTGGAGCATTTTGATAAACTGAGTTCAAGGCCAGG GCAGAACGAGTTGGTGCAGCGAACAATACCAGAGATAAGAGAGTATTTTTGTAGAGCTCTAACACAGTCTACTACAAACCTGCAAAGCTTGAGGTTGTAG
- the LOC104706254 gene encoding ARM REPEAT PROTEIN INTERACTING WITH ABF2 isoform X2 has translation MEQQPERREGRSFPERKGQKRKLEEGAAAVEDREISAVTTDGGQALLSEVAAQVSVLNSAFSWQESDRAAAKRATQVLAELAKNEDLVNLIVDGGAVPALMTHLQAPPYNGGDLAEKPFEHEVEKGSAFALGLLAIKPEYQKLIVDKGALPHLVNLLKRNKDGSTSRAVNSVIRRAADAITNLAHENSSIKTRVRMEGGIPPLVELLEFSDSKVQRAAAGALRTLAFKNDDNKNQIVECNALPTLILMLGSEDAAIHYEAVGVIGNLVHSSPHIKKEVLAAGALQPVIGLLSSCCPESQREAALLLGQFASTDSDCKVHIVQRGAVRPLIEMLQSPDVQLKEMSAFALGRLAQDAHNQAGIAHSGGLGPLLKLLDSRNGSLQHNAAFALYGLADNEDNVSDFIRVGGIQKLQDGEFIVQATKDCVSKTLKRLEEKIHGRVLRHLLYLMHISEKSIQRRVALALAHLCSPEDQRTIFIDDNGLELLLGLLGSTNTKQQLDGAAALYKLANKSMALSPVDAAPPSPTQRVYLGEQYVNNATLSDVTFLVEGRTFYAHRICLLASSDAFRAMFDGGYREKDARDIEIPNIKWEVFELMMRFIYTGSVDITTEISKDLLRAADQYLLEGLKRLCEYTIAQDITLESIGDMYELSEAFHAMSLRQACILFILEHFDKLSSRPGQNELVQRTIPEIREYFCRALTQSTTNLQSLRL, from the exons ATGGAGCAACAACCGGAGAGACGAGAAGGTCGGAGCTTCCCCGAGCGTAAAGGACAAAAGAGAAAGCTTGAGGAAGGAGCAGCCGCCGTAGAAGATCGAGAGATCTCTGCCGTAACCACCGACGGAGGCCAAGCGCTTCTCAGCGAGGTTGCTGCTCAAGTTTCCGTTCTAAACTCTGCTTTCTCTTGGCAAGAATCCGATCGCGCTGCTGCTAAACGCGCCACTCAAGTCCTTGCCGAGCTCGCCAAAAACG AGGATTTAGTGAACTTGATTGTCGACGGAGGTGCTGTTCCTGCGCTTATGACGCATCTACAAGCACCGCCGTACAACGGCGGAGACTTGGCTGAGAAGCCGTTCGAACACGAGGTTGAGAAAGGAAGCGCTTTTGCGCTTGGTCTTCTTGCAATTAAG CCAGAGTATCAGAAACTGATAGTAGACAAAGGTGCTTTACCTCATCTAGTGAATCTGCTGAAGAGAAACAAAGATGGTTCTACCTCTCGAGCTGTTAATAGTGTTATCAGAAGAGCCGCTGATGCCATCACTAATCTTGCTCATGAGAACAGCAGTATCAAGACTCGTGTTAG GATGGAAGGCGGTATACCACCTCTCGTGGAGTTACTTGAATTTTCTGATTCAAAGGTTCAGCGAGCAGCAGCAGGGGCACTGAGAACCCTTGCAtttaaaaatgatgataacAAGAACCAG ATAGTTGAGTGCAATGCTCTTCCCACGCTCATCCTAATGCTAGGATCAGAGGATGCTGCTATACATTATGAAGCG GTTGGAGTTATAGGCAATCTAGTACACTCGTCTCCACACATTAAGAAAGAGGTTCTTGCTGCCGGGGCATTGCAACCTGTCATTGGCCTTCTTAG CTCTTGTTGCCCTGAGAGTCAAAGAGAGGCGGCTTTATTACTTGGGCAGTTTGCCTCAACAGATTCTGATTGTAAG GTGCATATTGTGCAAAGGGGTGCTGTCAGACCTTTGATTGAGATGCTGCAGTCACCGGATGTTCAGTTGAAGGAAATGTCGGCCTTTGCACTGGGTAGATTGGCGCAG GATGCCCACAATCAAGCTGGAATTGCCCATAGTGGTGGTTTAGGACCTTTATTGAAGCTTCTTGATTCAAGAAATGGATCATTGCAACACAATGCTGCATTTGCTCTCTATGGCCTTGCCGATAATGAG GATAATGTGTCGGATTTTATCAGGGTGGGAGGTATCCAGAAGCTACAGGATGGAGAGTTTATTGTTCAA GCAACCAAAGATTGTGTCTCGAAAACACTAAAGAGATTGGAGGAGAAGATTCATGGAAGA GTTCTGAGACATCTGTTGTACCTAATGCACATTTCAGAGAAGTCTATCCAACGACGAGTGGCTCTTGCTCTTGCTCACCTCTGTTCACCTGAGGATCAGAGAACCATATTCATTGATGACAATG GGTTGGAGTTGCTACTCGGTCTTCTTGGCTCTACAAACACTAAGCAGCAACTTGATGGTGCGGCAGCGTTGTACAAATTAGCAAATAAATCTATGGCACTTTCTCCAGTTGATGCTGCTCCTCCTTCTCCAACACAAAGG GTTTATCTCGGAGAGCAATATGTAAATAATGCTACGCTGTCTGATGTAACCTTTCTAGTCGAAG GAAGGACATTCTATGCACACAGAATTTGTTTGCTGGCATCCTCAGATGCATTTCGCGCAATGTTTGATGGTGGTTACAGA GAAAAAGACGCTAGAGATATTGAGATTCCAAATATCAAATGGGAGGTGTTTGAGTTAATGATGAG ATTTATATACACTGGATCTGTCGACATAACGACCGAGATATCAAAAGATCTTCTAAGAGCAGCGGATCAGTATCTCTTGGAGGGCCTGAAACGACTCTGTGAATACACAATTGCTCAG GATATAACGTTGGAAAGCATAGGAGACATGTACGAGCTATCAGAAGCATTCCATGCGATGTCGCTTAGGCAAGCTTGTATCTTGTTCATCCTGGAGCATTTTGATAAACTGAGTTCAAGGCCAGG GCAGAACGAGTTGGTGCAGCGAACAATACCAGAGATAAGAGAGTATTTTTGTAGAGCTCTAACACAGTCTACTACAAACCTGCAAAGCTTGAGGTTGTAG